A DNA window from Elusimicrobiales bacterium contains the following coding sequences:
- a CDS encoding aminopeptidase → MSVFTKDKLEKYADVMVWGLEQARKGGKINPYETLLLRYNAPAQDFADTLYRRFLEKKVNIVVRLTPGPVAEKDFFTLGDKKMLGFIPAGERELYSSANGWIRVRAPESLTHLKDTDPKKIAIPAIAGKPLRDILDRREEEGKFSWTLCTYPTEELAKQAGLSLKEYAAQIEKACFLGEKDPVARWRQVYRDCGEIKKWLNSLGIETLHLQSARCDLEVKLGESRRFLGVSGHNIPSFEIFTSPDWRGTRGTYFADFPSFRDGNYVKDIKLVFEKGRAVSVRAGKGDNFVKKTLAMDAGAGALGEFSLTDSRFSKIDRFMADTLFDENHGGKHGNCHVALGASYSDTFAGDPKKLTKAAKAKLGFNNSALHWDIINTEDKAVTAALKNGKKITVYENGEFKY, encoded by the coding sequence ATGTCCGTTTTCACCAAAGACAAACTTGAAAAATACGCCGATGTGATGGTCTGGGGGCTGGAGCAGGCGCGCAAAGGCGGAAAAATAAACCCCTATGAAACCCTGCTTCTGCGCTACAATGCGCCCGCCCAGGATTTCGCCGACACGCTTTACCGCCGGTTTCTTGAAAAGAAAGTGAACATCGTCGTCCGCCTCACCCCCGGCCCCGTGGCGGAGAAGGATTTTTTCACGCTTGGCGACAAAAAAATGCTGGGCTTTATCCCCGCGGGCGAGCGCGAGCTTTATTCCTCCGCCAACGGCTGGATTCGGGTGCGCGCGCCGGAGAGCCTCACCCACCTGAAAGACACAGACCCAAAAAAAATCGCCATCCCCGCCATTGCCGGAAAACCCCTGCGCGATATTCTGGACAGACGCGAGGAGGAAGGCAAATTCAGCTGGACTCTCTGCACCTATCCCACGGAGGAGCTGGCAAAACAGGCCGGGCTTTCGCTGAAGGAATACGCCGCGCAGATTGAAAAGGCATGTTTTCTGGGCGAAAAGGACCCCGTCGCCAGATGGCGGCAGGTTTACCGCGACTGCGGGGAAATAAAAAAATGGCTGAACTCGCTGGGCATTGAGACGCTGCATCTGCAGTCCGCCCGCTGCGATTTGGAAGTGAAACTGGGCGAAAGCCGCAGATTTCTGGGCGTAAGCGGCCATAATATCCCGTCTTTTGAGATTTTCACCTCGCCGGACTGGCGCGGCACGCGCGGGACTTATTTCGCCGATTTCCCGTCTTTCCGCGACGGCAATTATGTCAAAGACATAAAGCTGGTTTTTGAAAAGGGCCGAGCCGTCTCCGTCCGCGCGGGGAAGGGGGATAATTTCGTCAAAAAGACTCTGGCCATGGACGCGGGAGCGGGCGCGCTGGGCGAATTTTCGCTCACCGACAGCCGTTTCTCCAAAATAGACCGCTTCATGGCCGACACTTTGTTTGACGAAAACCACGGCGGCAAACACGGCAACTGCCATGTCGCGCTGGGCGCGTCTTACAGCGACACTTTTGCCGGCGACCCGAAAAAGCTGACAAAGGCCGCCAAAGCCAAACTCGGCTTCAACAATTCCGCTTTGCATTGGGACATCATCAACACAGAGGACAAAGCTGTAACCGCCGCGCTTAAAAACGGGAAGAAAATCACCGTCTACGAGAACGGCGAATTCAAGTATTGA
- the argF gene encoding ornithine carbamoyltransferase, which translates to MNRKDFLRVADYTIDDINEVFGVAREIKDKLKKGIPYTPLAGKTLGMIFQKSSTRTRVSFEVGMYQLGGYPLFLSSADLQLKRGETISDTANVLSRYLDGIMIRTFAQSDVEELAANASIPVINGLTDDHHPCQILADIFTITEKRGNVKGLTVAWIGDGNNVLHSWVEGCALTGMNLRIAVPEGFDPKKEIMDWGYAQAKKTGVKIELFRDPKQAAKGADVLYTDVWTSMGQEAEKERRLKAFAGYQIDGELLKIANKGALVMHCLPAHRGEEISAEAMDGPQSVVFDEAENRLHLQKGILALHLGKDWKNAPAREAAMLQTAPRHCCASKKTCCGH; encoded by the coding sequence ATGAACAGGAAAGACTTCCTCCGCGTGGCCGATTACACCATTGACGACATCAACGAGGTTTTCGGCGTCGCGCGCGAAATAAAAGACAAGCTGAAGAAGGGCATTCCATACACCCCGCTTGCGGGCAAGACGCTGGGCATGATTTTCCAGAAATCCTCCACGCGGACGCGGGTTTCGTTCGAGGTGGGCATGTATCAGCTGGGTGGCTATCCGCTGTTTTTAAGCTCGGCGGATTTGCAGCTCAAGCGCGGCGAGACCATAAGCGACACGGCCAATGTTCTTTCCCGCTATCTTGACGGAATCATGATACGCACCTTCGCCCAGTCCGACGTGGAGGAACTGGCGGCCAACGCCTCCATCCCGGTAATCAACGGGCTGACCGACGACCATCATCCCTGCCAGATACTGGCGGATATTTTCACCATCACCGAAAAGCGCGGCAATGTCAAAGGCCTCACCGTCGCGTGGATAGGCGACGGCAACAACGTCCTCCATTCCTGGGTGGAAGGCTGCGCGCTGACCGGCATGAACCTGCGCATCGCAGTGCCGGAAGGCTTTGACCCCAAAAAGGAAATCATGGACTGGGGATACGCGCAGGCGAAAAAGACCGGCGTGAAAATAGAGCTTTTCCGCGACCCGAAACAGGCCGCCAAAGGCGCCGATGTTCTTTATACCGACGTCTGGACCAGCATGGGCCAGGAGGCGGAGAAAGAACGGCGGCTGAAGGCTTTCGCCGGCTATCAGATAGACGGCGAGCTGCTCAAAATCGCCAACAAAGGCGCGCTGGTCATGCACTGCCTGCCCGCGCACCGCGGCGAGGAAATTTCCGCCGAGGCGATGGACGGCCCGCAGTCCGTGGTTTTTGACGAGGCCGAAAACAGGCTGCATCTCCAGAAAGGCATTCTGGCCCTGCACCTGGGCAAGGACTGGAAAAACGCGCCGGCCAGGGAAGCGG